One genomic window of Sporosarcina ureae includes the following:
- the thiM gene encoding hydroxyethylthiazole kinase, with amino-acid sequence MQLIQELRQRQPLVHCITNFVVANFQANGLLAIGASPVMADAVEEAEDIARIASCSILNIGTLKQQTVDAMILAGNSARAVGKPVVLDPVGAGATAFRKASVLKVLNEVDVTLIRCNAGELAAIADVPWAAKGVDAGEGSADIKGIATMTARKYNCLVAVSGEVDIVTDGDSTLSITGGHPMMTTITGTGCLLSSVTGAFLSIGMEYPLEAVADALSFYKRAGEQTAKISRGPGDFAVNFINTLHTLDSESKTFST; translated from the coding sequence ATGCAGCTTATTCAAGAACTTCGTCAAAGGCAACCGCTCGTTCATTGCATTACAAATTTTGTAGTCGCGAATTTCCAAGCAAATGGTTTACTTGCAATAGGCGCTTCTCCCGTTATGGCGGATGCAGTAGAAGAAGCAGAAGATATCGCTAGAATTGCCTCTTGCAGCATTTTAAATATTGGCACATTGAAGCAACAAACAGTAGATGCAATGATTTTGGCAGGAAACAGTGCCCGCGCAGTAGGAAAACCCGTCGTACTAGACCCTGTGGGTGCAGGCGCCACAGCTTTTCGTAAAGCTAGCGTCCTGAAAGTACTGAACGAAGTAGACGTCACACTGATCCGTTGTAATGCAGGGGAACTTGCTGCAATTGCAGATGTTCCATGGGCCGCCAAGGGTGTTGACGCAGGTGAAGGTTCTGCCGACATCAAAGGTATAGCGACAATGACTGCTCGCAAGTATAACTGTCTGGTTGCAGTATCAGGCGAAGTGGATATTGTCACGGATGGTGATTCCACATTATCCATTACAGGCGGTCACCCCATGATGACTACCATTACAGGTACGGGGTGTTTACTTAGTTCTGTCACGGGTGCTTTTCTTTCTATAGGAATGGAATATCCCTTGGAAGCTGTAGCAGATGCACTTTCATTTTATAAACGGGCTGGTGAACAGACAGCTAAAATTTCACGTGGTCCTGGCGACTTTGCTGTGAACTTCATAAATACATTACATACATTGGATAGCGAATCGAAAACATTTTCAACCTAA
- the thiE gene encoding thiamine phosphate synthase encodes MSNIGLKKALGLYFVMGTPNSGNQDPLAIVEAALRGGVTCFQLREKGLHALEGEALLGFARKCQALCRLYRVPFIINDDVDLALAINADGVHVGQDDERADSVRQRIGPDKWLGVSTHNAQEVQIAQSIGADYVGLGPIYPTSTKLDASAVVGTTLVEEIHTTFPDMPIVAIGGITLATTSSIIQAGADGVAVVSAIASAKDPQYAASDLAKTIHSLLE; translated from the coding sequence ATGTCAAATATAGGATTGAAGAAAGCATTAGGTTTATATTTTGTAATGGGCACACCAAACTCAGGGAATCAAGATCCATTAGCAATAGTGGAAGCAGCTCTTCGCGGGGGTGTCACATGTTTTCAGTTGCGTGAAAAAGGATTACATGCCCTCGAAGGCGAAGCTTTGCTCGGGTTTGCCAGAAAGTGTCAGGCGCTATGCAGATTGTATCGCGTTCCTTTCATCATCAATGACGATGTGGATCTTGCATTGGCAATTAATGCGGACGGGGTTCATGTAGGACAAGATGATGAACGGGCAGACAGCGTGCGTCAGCGAATTGGTCCGGATAAATGGCTTGGGGTTTCGACTCACAATGCACAAGAAGTACAAATTGCACAATCCATTGGTGCGGATTATGTAGGACTGGGTCCGATCTATCCGACGTCAACCAAACTTGATGCTTCGGCAGTTGTCGGTACCACTTTAGTAGAAGAAATTCATACTACTTTCCCTGATATGCCGATAGTCGCTATAGGCGGAATTACGCTGGCTACAACCAGCTCTATTATCCAAGCCGGAGCAGATGGTGTAGCCGTTGTTTCTGCGATCGCATCGGCTAAAGATCCACAGTATGCAGCAAGTGATTTAGCAAAAACAATACACTCCTTGTTGGAATGA
- the thiD gene encoding bifunctional hydroxymethylpyrimidine kinase/phosphomethylpyrimidine kinase: protein MTVQVALTIAGSDSGGGAGIQADLKTFQELGVFGTSAITAVTAQNTHGVHGVYPIQTEGVIAQMRAVLDDFDVKACKTGMLFSAEIITEVATLLKEYPSFPLVIDPVMIAKGGQTLLQQQAIQALKEHLLPLATIVTPNIPEAEVLTGMKIRTDEDIQQAAAAFIQMGAKAVVMKGGHRNDVLDAKDYYADEEGQSFTVTTPWIQTKDTHGTGCTFAAALTSFLAKGYSLTDAVAEAKQFIQAAIENGLKIGSGHGPTNHWAYGDLKKEIH, encoded by the coding sequence TTGACAGTACAAGTAGCATTGACCATTGCCGGTTCGGATAGCGGAGGTGGCGCAGGAATTCAAGCCGACTTAAAAACGTTCCAGGAACTAGGTGTATTTGGCACTTCTGCTATAACCGCGGTGACTGCTCAGAACACACACGGTGTTCACGGTGTTTATCCAATACAAACAGAAGGAGTAATAGCACAAATGCGTGCAGTACTTGATGATTTTGATGTAAAAGCATGTAAAACCGGGATGCTGTTTTCTGCAGAAATTATTACTGAAGTAGCTACGCTATTAAAAGAATACCCTTCGTTTCCATTAGTCATTGACCCTGTCATGATTGCAAAGGGAGGACAAACTTTATTGCAACAACAGGCGATTCAAGCATTAAAAGAGCATTTGTTGCCACTGGCTACCATTGTGACTCCGAATATTCCTGAAGCGGAAGTACTGACCGGAATGAAAATACGAACAGATGAAGACATTCAGCAAGCCGCAGCTGCTTTTATCCAAATGGGAGCGAAAGCCGTCGTTATGAAAGGCGGCCACCGTAATGATGTGTTGGACGCAAAGGATTATTACGCGGACGAAGAAGGTCAGTCATTCACTGTAACTACACCTTGGATCCAAACTAAAGACACACATGGAACCGGATGCACATTTGCAGCGGCGTTGACAAGTTTTCTAGCTAAAGGCTATTCCTTGACGGATGCAGTTGCCGAAGCGAAGCAATTCATACAAGCCGCGATTGAAAATGGCTTGAAGATCGGTTCAGGCCATGGACCGACAAATCATTGGGCATATGGTGATCTAAAAAAGGAGATACACTGA